One window of the Trichocoleus sp. FACHB-46 genome contains the following:
- a CDS encoding response regulator transcription factor produces MAFPPLKILLVEDDELFRLGLRVRLEQESGLEIVAEAEDGETAIEIVKCHVLNIVVLDIGLPGLGGIEACRQIRKLALNLPILVLTSHTQKALINRIIEVGAQGYCVKGAPSHSLILAIRSVAVGASWWDSAATTEIRAAFENNSGTTATRDSEKMPPVLTRREQEILALITDGKTNQEIAQILYIAPGTVRVHVHAILQKLDVRDRTQAAIIAIQNKLIARDLLSEH; encoded by the coding sequence ATGGCATTTCCACCACTCAAAATTCTTCTGGTTGAGGATGACGAACTCTTTCGTCTTGGCTTACGGGTGCGGTTAGAGCAAGAGTCAGGGCTAGAAATTGTGGCAGAGGCGGAAGATGGGGAAACAGCAATCGAGATAGTTAAATGTCACGTGCTCAACATTGTCGTTCTTGATATTGGGCTACCGGGTCTGGGTGGGATTGAAGCCTGTCGGCAAATCAGAAAGTTAGCTCTAAATTTGCCAATTCTTGTACTAACTTCCCACACGCAAAAAGCTTTAATTAACCGAATCATCGAAGTTGGGGCACAGGGTTACTGTGTTAAAGGTGCACCATCACATAGCTTAATTCTCGCAATTCGATCGGTCGCTGTCGGAGCATCGTGGTGGGATTCTGCCGCTACAACTGAAATTCGGGCTGCCTTTGAAAATAACTCCGGTACTACTGCAACTAGAGACTCGGAAAAAATGCCACCTGTTCTGACTCGACGAGAACAGGAAATCCTAGCTTTAATTACCGATGGCAAAACCAATCAGGAAATCGCCCAAATACTGTACATCGCCCCTGGAACAGTGCGAGTCCATGTTCATGCAATTTTGCAGAAGCTGGACGTGCGCGATCGAACTCAGGCTGCTATCATCGCAATTCAAAACAAATTGATTGCTCGGGACTTACTATCCGAGCACTAA
- a CDS encoding tetratricopeptide repeat protein, translating into MTSRQGLLSLVMAVLILPLAVSWSPSKSLSELPGQAQTSQAAKTAAARLLNLGLKQYSLGLQQHSLGLKQLEAALQSWQQALGFYRQLQDRQGEGRVLGLLGDVYMILATNIDIYDQGIDHYQRSLAIARETKDRQGEVKALMRLGMVGYGNSGDYNVAIEYYEQSLAVARERKDRQSEVEILWQLGSNYAGLITTSIYRGDHNKPIEYYEQSLAITREIKDRQFEVELLRSLGHTYQEMGDGGKAMDYYQQSLALARDRKDRRAEGSALGALGVVYEDLGDCNKAIEYYEQSLAIERETKDHLGGAPVVFYSEPRSCL; encoded by the coding sequence ATGACTTCTCGTCAGGGGTTGTTGAGTCTAGTCATGGCAGTCTTGATTTTACCTCTGGCTGTGAGTTGGAGTCCTAGCAAGTCACTATCTGAGTTACCAGGGCAGGCACAGACGAGCCAAGCGGCGAAAACAGCAGCAGCGCGGTTGTTGAATTTGGGTCTGAAGCAATACTCATTGGGCCTGCAGCAACACTCATTGGGCCTGAAGCAACTTGAAGCGGCTCTGCAATCTTGGCAACAGGCGTTAGGGTTCTATCGTCAACTTCAAGACCGTCAAGGTGAGGGAAGAGTCTTGGGGCTGCTCGGCGATGTCTACATGATTTTAGCTACCAATATAGACATCTACGACCAAGGCATTGACCATTACCAAAGAAGTTTAGCCATTGCTCGCGAGACCAAAGACCGTCAAGGCGAGGTAAAGGCTTTAATGCGGTTAGGGATGGTTGGCTATGGTAATTCGGGAGACTACAACGTAGCCATTGAATATTACGAACAAAGCTTAGCCGTCGCTCGCGAGCGCAAAGACCGCCAATCCGAGGTAGAGATCTTGTGGCAACTCGGTAGCAATTATGCAGGTTTAATTACTACCTCTATTTATCGGGGAGACCACAACAAACCCATTGAATATTACGAACAAAGCTTAGCGATCACTCGCGAGATCAAAGACCGCCAATTCGAGGTAGAGCTCTTGCGGAGCCTAGGTCATACTTATCAGGAGATGGGAGACGGCGGCAAAGCCATGGACTATTACCAACAAAGCTTAGCGCTTGCTCGCGATCGCAAAGACCGCCGAGCTGAGGGATCTGCTTTGGGGGCTCTAGGAGTTGTCTATGAGGATTTAGGAGACTGTAACAAAGCCATTGAGTATTACGAACAAAGCTTAGCCATCGAGCGCGAGACCAAAGATCATCTGGGCGGAGCGCCTGTTGTCTTTTATAGCGAACCTAGGAGTTGTCTATGA
- a CDS encoding recombinase family protein encodes MKQTTCALYLRVSTLDQGQDTDNQLLQLQQFCDR; translated from the coding sequence ATGAAGCAAACCACTTGTGCTCTCTACCTTCGAGTTTCAACTCTCGATCAGGGCCAAGATACTGATAACCAGCTTTTGCAACTGCAACAATTTTGCGATCGTTAA
- a CDS encoding sigma-70 family RNA polymerase sigma factor gives MGVYCQIKGLRESENFPHWLRSITINLFYDALRRRKRAPHVRSLDAPQPFYKREIAGESASLFPEPEGELAAGEVYQQLRQAILDLPPLFRTVIVRREIEDLPYEAIAQVTGVSLGTVKSRLAHARYHLQQQLQLYSDRDR, from the coding sequence ATAGGGGTTTATTGCCAAATCAAAGGCTTGCGGGAGTCTGAAAACTTTCCCCATTGGTTGAGAAGCATCACAATAAATCTGTTTTACGATGCCCTGCGCCGCCGCAAACGGGCTCCTCATGTCCGCTCTCTCGATGCACCTCAACCGTTCTATAAGCGGGAGATCGCTGGGGAATCTGCCTCCCTTTTTCCAGAACCAGAAGGAGAACTTGCGGCGGGAGAGGTCTATCAGCAACTGCGACAAGCCATCTTAGACCTCCCTCCCCTCTTTCGCACAGTGATCGTGCGGCGGGAGATTGAAGACCTACCCTACGAAGCGATCGCTCAAGTGACTGGTGTTTCCCTCGGTACTGTTAAATCCAGGCTTGCTCACGCTCGCTACCATCTCCAGCAGCAATTACAACTCTACAGCGATCGCGATCGTTGA